One genomic segment of Stigmatopora argus isolate UIUO_Sarg chromosome 1, RoL_Sarg_1.0, whole genome shotgun sequence includes these proteins:
- the hpxb gene encoding hemopexin, which produces MKLLASLLLGLLLSLGAALPLADVTGVDTTLPDRCDGLEFDAITPDEKGNNIFFKGSHLWVGFNGPAQLSNVLFKELDDDHHIGHVDAAFRMHNPENHDDHDHVYFFLDDKVFSYYNQTLETGYPKAIQDDFPGIPSHLDSAVECPKGECVDNSVLFFKGHDVHVYDIATKVVKIKTWSTLPVCTSVLRWLEHYYCFHGHEFTRFHPVSGEVSAGAYPKDARNYFMKCANFGHGGDVQIPKCNEIKLDAITINDEGKKYFFTGSHYMRLDSHRDGFHPFDITRAWKEMVNGVDAVFSYTDQIYMIKDDQVYIFKSDAHNTLIEGYPKSLKEELGIEGPVNAAFLCPGQHTVHIIKGDKILDIDLSATPRTVTRDFPMPISNIEAAFCDEKGVNVFKGSSYYHYESAFTLSVSRIAPLAESITPEMMGCVE; this is translated from the exons ATGAAGCTTCTCGCAAGTCTCCTCTTGGGCCTCCTTCTCAGCCTTGGTGCAGCACT gcctCTTGCAGATGTCACTGGAGTTG ATACAACCTTACCCGACCGGTGCGATGGATTAGAGTTTGATGCCATCACGCCAGATGAGAAGGGAAACAATATCTTCTTTAAAG GTAGCCACCTGTGGGTGGGCTTCAACGGTCCAGCACAGCTCTCCAATGTCTTATTCAAGGAACTTGATGATGATCATCACATTGGCCATGTTGATGCAGCCTTTCGAATGCACAACCCGGAGAATCACGATGACCACGATCATGTGTATTTTTTCCTG GATGACAAGGTGTTTAGCTACTATAATCAGACTCTAGAGACCGGGTACCCAAAAGCGATACAGGATGACTTCCCAGGAATCCCCTCTCACCTGGATTCAGCTGTAGAGTGCCCAAAAGGAGAGTGTGTGGACAACTCGGTTCTGTTCTTCAAGG GACATGACGTGCATGTATATGACATTGCCACAAAGGTGGTCAAAATAAAGACGTGGTCCACCCTGCCTGTGTGCACGTCTGTCTTGCGCTGGCTGGAGCACTACTACTGTTTCCATGGTCACGAGTTCACCAGATTCCACCCAGTCTCGGGAGAGGTGAGCGCCGGTGCCTACCCGAAGGATGCCCGCAACTACTTCATGAAGTGTGCCAACTTTG GCCATGGAGGTGATGTTCAAATCCCAAAATGCAACGAGATTAAATTAGATGCCATCACCATCAACGACGagggcaaaaaatatttttttacag GATCACACTACATGCGTCTGGACAGTCACCGTGATGGTTTTCATCCATTTGACATAACAAGAGCGTGGAAAGAGATGGTCAATGGGGTGGATGCTGTCTTTTCCTACACTGACCAAATCTACATGATTAAG GATGATCAAGTGTACATCTTTAAATCGGACGCCCACAACACCCTCATTGAAGGCTACCCAAAATCATTAAAGGAAGAGTTGGGCATCGAGGGACCTGTGAATGCTGCCTTTTTATGCCCCGGTCAACACACTGTTCACATAATCAAAG GTGATAAGATTTTGGACATTGACCTCTCAGCCACACCAAGAACAGTCACCAGAGACTTTCCGATGCCAATATCAAACATTGAAGCTGCTTTTTGCGATGAGAAGGGAGTCAATGTGTTCAAAGGCTCCTCTTACTACCATTACGAGAGTGCCTTCACCCTGTCTGTGAGCAGAATAGCCCCTCTGGCTGAAAGTATTACCCCAGAAATGATGGGCTGTGTGGAGTAG
- the LOC144072361 gene encoding E3 ubiquitin-protein ligase TRIM32-like: LSATDAELEESQQYKSYNKENDIAALRVSQSGPTAFGSAFLVKQFGKQGSGRADFNLPSGVHATWKGQLFVVDCGNARIQVTDLQKNVVQQVSTSGTERSSRISNYFDVAVNSKGLIALTCAAERAVLVFNRHGRLLQTFGGTANGCTNEELDAPRGVTVNREDDFLIADIKRGTLTALKLDSKSGARLERTVVNGYHRPYLVAACLSTGLLALSERGNETGRVPCIRVLEPGWNTIRILGVCSGLGPVLACPWGLCIDSNGDVLVADWGKRHHQILLYPSKGVGWPLVTNNLKNPRGLALLPDGHVVVSDSMNHSVKIYRYK, from the coding sequence TTGTCGGCGACAGACGCAGAACTGGAAGAATCGCAGCAGTACAAAAGTTACAACAAAGAAAACGACATTGCGGCACTGAGGGTTTCACAGAGTGGTCCAACTGCATTTGGCTCAGCTTTTCTAGTGAAACAATTTGGAAAACAAGGATCTGGACGCGCAGATTTCAATTTGCCAAGTGGCGTACACGCAACCTGGAAAGGTCAGCTCTTTGTGGTGGATTGCGGAAATGCCCGAATCCAGGTGACCGACCTCCAGAAGAATGTGGTGCAACAAGTGTCCACTTCGGGGACAGAGAGATCTTCCCGTATCAGCAATTACTTTGATGTGGCTGTCAATTCAAAAGGACTCATTGCTCTGACCTGCGCAGCAGAGCGAGCCGTGCTGGTCTTCAACCGTCATGGGCGCCTACTGCAAACTTTTGGGGGCACGGCCAACGGTTGCACCAATGAAGAATTGGATGCTCCACGTGGAGTGACCGTTAACCGGGAAGATGATTTCTTGATTGCTGACATCAAGCGTGGCACCCTCACTGCTCTGAAACTGGACTCCAAATCTGGAGCCAGGCTAGAGCGGACGGTTGTCAATGGTTACCACAGGCCATACCTGGTGGCAGCCTGTCTCAGCACTGGGCTCCTGGCGCTGTCAGAAAGAGGCAACGAGACTGGCCGTGTGCCGTGTATTCGGGTTTTGGAGCCCGGGTGGAACACGATACGAATCTTGGGGGTCTGCTCCGGCCTCGGACCTGTCCTGGCCTGCCCCTGGGGGCTTTGTATCGACAGCAATGGGGATGTACTGGTGGCAGATTGGGGGAAACGGCACCACCAAATTCTTCTCTACCCATCCAAGGGTGTCGGTTGGCCACTAGTGACAAACAACCTGAAAAACCCAAGAGGTCTAGCGCTGCTCCCTGACGGTCACGTGGTAGTGTCGGACAGCATGAATCATTCTGTCAAGATCTATCGCTACAAATGA